One genomic window of Polyangium aurulentum includes the following:
- a CDS encoding RCC1 domain-containing protein, with amino-acid sequence MDFHFTRTTRLWPWALAPALALCAGAGCSDEGKTEPGGNAGASTTASSSGGEGGTGGSGAGGSGGAGNAGGAGGGGGAGGEGGASPDLTPPVVTLGGPSNGARLRTARLHVPVHAEDQGGLAKVEILFNGAPAEALDVSSGAPMFDGAVDARPTRGVNTLLVAAEDLAGNRTEVPLAVTFERRLGAGAAHTGAIASGKLAVWGRNNLGQLGLGVGDAMARLEPVLVPELEQITAVDFRQNQSMALRKDGALFVWGNNADGRLGLGTPDVPDTVKREVPTQNTSLAGVLAATFGHDHALVLLEDGTVRAFGDNSTGQLGDGSTEDRHYPVTVAGLEDVIQVVGGSKHSLALRRDGTVWAWGTNSNGNLGGGAADPDPHPTPGQVPGLTDVVHLASGRDHVLALRANGTVVAWGLNQSGQVGNGMSGAGADVHSPTPVVGLAGAVAVFADGNYSFAVRGDGSAVGWGQNFNGQLGIGGDDTVDRSAPDAPLAMPSVLEIDPGATHAIGEAPDGAIYTWGWSTNGSLGRPNLLNNWAYPTPGLVTLP; translated from the coding sequence ATGGACTTCCATTTCACGAGAACGACGCGCCTCTGGCCGTGGGCGCTGGCACCGGCGCTTGCTTTGTGCGCAGGCGCTGGCTGCAGCGATGAAGGAAAAACCGAGCCCGGAGGCAACGCCGGCGCATCCACCACGGCGTCGAGCAGTGGGGGCGAGGGCGGCACGGGTGGATCGGGCGCCGGGGGCAGCGGCGGTGCGGGAAACGCGGGGGGCGCCGGCGGTGGCGGCGGCGCGGGGGGCGAAGGGGGCGCGTCGCCCGACCTGACGCCGCCCGTCGTGACCCTTGGAGGTCCGAGCAACGGAGCGCGGCTCCGCACGGCGCGCCTTCATGTTCCCGTGCACGCCGAGGATCAGGGCGGGCTCGCGAAGGTCGAGATCCTCTTCAATGGCGCCCCCGCGGAGGCGCTGGACGTGAGCAGCGGTGCGCCGATGTTCGATGGGGCCGTGGACGCGCGGCCGACGCGCGGGGTGAACACGCTCCTCGTGGCGGCCGAGGATCTCGCCGGCAACCGGACCGAGGTGCCGCTCGCGGTGACGTTCGAGCGAAGGCTCGGCGCTGGAGCGGCGCACACCGGCGCAATCGCGTCTGGAAAGCTCGCCGTGTGGGGGCGCAACAACCTCGGGCAGCTCGGTCTCGGCGTGGGAGACGCAATGGCGCGCCTCGAGCCCGTGCTCGTGCCCGAGCTCGAACAGATCACCGCGGTCGATTTCCGCCAGAATCAATCGATGGCGCTCCGCAAGGACGGCGCCTTGTTCGTCTGGGGAAACAACGCCGATGGCCGGCTCGGTCTGGGCACCCCGGACGTGCCCGACACGGTCAAGCGCGAGGTTCCCACGCAGAACACGAGCCTGGCAGGCGTCCTCGCGGCGACGTTCGGGCACGATCACGCGCTCGTCTTGCTCGAAGACGGCACCGTGCGCGCGTTCGGAGACAACTCCACGGGACAGCTCGGCGATGGCTCGACCGAGGACCGCCATTACCCCGTCACGGTCGCGGGGCTCGAGGACGTCATTCAGGTCGTCGGCGGCTCGAAGCACTCGCTCGCCCTGCGGCGCGACGGCACCGTCTGGGCATGGGGGACGAACTCCAATGGCAATCTCGGCGGGGGGGCCGCGGACCCCGATCCCCACCCCACGCCGGGCCAGGTTCCGGGGTTGACCGACGTCGTGCACCTCGCTTCGGGGCGGGATCACGTGCTCGCGCTGCGCGCCAACGGAACGGTGGTCGCCTGGGGGCTCAATCAGAGTGGCCAGGTCGGCAATGGGATGAGCGGCGCGGGCGCGGATGTCCATTCGCCCACGCCCGTCGTGGGATTGGCCGGAGCGGTAGCGGTCTTCGCCGACGGGAACTACAGCTTCGCCGTCCGTGGGGACGGCAGCGCGGTGGGCTGGGGGCAAAACTTCAATGGGCAGCTCGGCATCGGCGGGGACGATACCGTCGATCGGAGCGCGCCGGACGCGCCGCTGGCGATGCCCTCGGTGCTCGAGATCGACCCGGGCGCGACCCACGCGATCGGCGAGGCGCCGGATGGCGCGATCTACACGTGGGGCTGGAGCACGAATGGCAGCCTCGGGCGGCCCAATCTGCTCAACAACTGGGCCTATCCGACGCCGGGGCTCGTGACCCTGCCATGA
- a CDS encoding S8 family serine peptidase — MNGPFASRSRGPFRFGPTHASALALGLLSLGAAACVRADGDEEALDDSVAAASAPLIRTGSELEKVELVFESRIQHTEDDEIVKSEVTGDLTVEQRDRVARPYRYVDEGVIYSEEAWSRGGENGVTERGYRVWKQRNRTPLDIHARTSAPPKVNDNVTRHVASAAPEDTLELDIKLRNFPEWNVPLAPATMDMSAADIKAHEERRAGAIREREALFDRMAADAVAQVEALGGRVKVRHKKSGWLGITVPASGFEALARNTALDRIDGPYGKTGGPDWSLGTGRQAEYLDADRFHAAGYTGEEPNPARHSYGDIVIGMNETGGYESGACAFKEGAGCTGASRIAATYRCDDSNDNDGNLCEPGTVETNFCDADGKCTDGHGTATTAVAIGDYLGGQANGKALGDPNFGSSACSSSAQCNGQPCEGGLCAHSTAWETARTGMAPEAKAVLFGIVKSGATSASLTDMFDDSVDLNLDISSNSWGWGDTNCDMQADTALKQQIEIAYDDGILPVFSAGNMNGDDATTCQIRDPADLPKVLTINAYDSATTDCTNNPSTRCLLDKVNCPNSAGDILGCSARGGADVQVAGRGLRTDAVSIVDLVAPNHISGVTWASSGTGTDGNPYGGFNGTSAAAPHVSGLAALVKSWYLNQGQSWVNLPGRLHTIMLAMGDRHFSSDPTSATTWTTQIAATPNDWYGVGRARLRLLESTGGLGNWGNHFTTLTFTGQTTTTYYPFGKDPLPSGIELVKCVAMQAEGMTNKSDISEIKLSVRVLPNATGTSCTGTSTATRISDNFDTKKVAALQGFSFTNQCVEVQIEAENVTTQGVTVNAMCYYAGINDDESL; from the coding sequence ATGAACGGCCCATTTGCTTCCCGCTCCCGTGGACCCTTTCGATTCGGTCCGACCCACGCCAGCGCCCTCGCGCTCGGCCTCCTGAGCCTCGGCGCTGCCGCCTGCGTGCGCGCGGACGGCGATGAAGAGGCGCTGGACGACAGCGTCGCCGCAGCCTCCGCGCCCCTGATCCGGACCGGCTCCGAGCTGGAGAAGGTCGAGCTGGTATTCGAGTCGCGGATCCAGCATACGGAGGACGACGAGATCGTGAAGAGCGAGGTCACGGGCGACCTCACCGTCGAGCAGCGCGACCGCGTGGCGCGCCCGTACCGCTATGTCGACGAGGGCGTCATCTACTCCGAGGAGGCGTGGTCGCGCGGCGGCGAGAATGGCGTCACCGAGCGAGGCTACAGGGTGTGGAAGCAGCGCAACCGGACGCCGCTCGACATCCACGCGCGGACCTCGGCGCCGCCCAAGGTCAATGACAATGTCACGAGGCACGTGGCCAGCGCGGCCCCGGAGGACACGCTGGAGCTGGACATCAAGCTGCGCAATTTCCCGGAGTGGAACGTGCCGCTCGCGCCGGCGACCATGGACATGAGCGCGGCCGACATCAAGGCCCACGAGGAGCGGCGCGCGGGCGCGATCCGCGAGCGTGAGGCGCTGTTCGACCGAATGGCGGCGGACGCCGTCGCGCAGGTCGAGGCGCTGGGCGGCCGGGTGAAGGTGCGGCACAAGAAATCCGGCTGGCTGGGCATCACCGTGCCGGCCTCGGGCTTCGAGGCGCTGGCCCGCAATACGGCGCTCGACCGCATCGACGGGCCTTATGGAAAGACGGGCGGGCCCGATTGGAGCCTCGGCACCGGGCGCCAGGCCGAGTACCTCGACGCCGACCGCTTCCACGCCGCGGGCTACACCGGCGAGGAGCCCAATCCGGCGCGGCACTCGTACGGCGACATCGTCATCGGCATGAACGAGACCGGCGGCTACGAGAGCGGCGCCTGCGCCTTCAAGGAGGGTGCAGGCTGCACGGGCGCGAGCCGCATCGCCGCCACCTACCGCTGCGACGACAGCAACGACAACGACGGCAACCTCTGCGAGCCCGGCACGGTCGAGACCAACTTCTGCGACGCAGACGGCAAGTGCACCGACGGCCACGGCACCGCCACCACAGCGGTCGCCATCGGCGATTACCTCGGCGGTCAGGCCAATGGTAAGGCCCTCGGCGACCCCAACTTCGGCTCGAGCGCTTGCTCCTCCAGCGCCCAGTGCAACGGCCAGCCGTGTGAAGGTGGCCTCTGCGCGCACAGCACCGCCTGGGAGACGGCGCGCACCGGTATGGCCCCCGAGGCCAAGGCGGTGCTCTTCGGTATCGTCAAGAGCGGGGCGACCTCGGCCAGCCTCACCGACATGTTCGACGACTCGGTCGACCTCAACCTCGACATCTCGAGCAACTCGTGGGGGTGGGGCGACACCAACTGCGACATGCAGGCCGACACCGCCCTGAAGCAGCAGATCGAGATCGCCTACGACGACGGAATCCTCCCCGTGTTCTCGGCTGGCAACATGAACGGCGACGACGCCACCACCTGCCAGATCCGCGATCCGGCCGACCTCCCCAAGGTGCTCACGATCAATGCCTACGACTCGGCCACCACCGATTGCACCAACAACCCGTCCACGCGCTGCCTGCTCGACAAGGTCAATTGCCCGAACAGTGCAGGCGACATCCTCGGCTGCTCGGCTCGCGGCGGCGCCGACGTCCAGGTGGCGGGGCGCGGCTTGCGCACCGATGCCGTATCCATCGTCGACCTGGTGGCGCCCAACCACATCAGCGGCGTCACCTGGGCGTCCTCGGGCACCGGCACGGACGGCAATCCGTATGGCGGCTTCAATGGCACCAGCGCCGCGGCGCCGCACGTCTCCGGCCTCGCCGCCCTGGTGAAGTCCTGGTATCTGAACCAGGGTCAGAGCTGGGTCAATTTGCCCGGCCGCCTGCACACCATCATGCTCGCCATGGGCGATCGCCATTTCAGCAGCGATCCCACGAGCGCCACGACCTGGACGACGCAGATCGCCGCCACCCCCAACGATTGGTACGGCGTCGGCCGCGCGCGCCTGCGCCTGCTCGAGAGCACGGGCGGCCTCGGCAACTGGGGCAACCACTTCACCACGTTGACCTTCACCGGGCAGACCACGACCACCTATTACCCGTTCGGCAAGGACCCCCTGCCGTCCGGCATCGAGCTGGTCAAATGCGTGGCCATGCAGGCCGAGGGCATGACGAACAAGTCCGACATCAGCGAGATCAAGCTGAGCGTGCGCGTCCTGCCCAACGCCACCGGAACGAGCTGCACCGGCACCAGCACCGCGACGCGCATCAGCGACAACTTCGACACGAAGAAGGTCGCGGCCCTGCAGGGCTTCTCCTTCACCAACCAGTGCGTCGAGGTGCAGATCGAGGCCGAGAACGTCACCACGCAGGGCGTGACCGTGAACGCCATGTGTTACTACGCGGGGATCAACGACGACGAGTCGCTGTGA
- a CDS encoding PAS domain-containing protein, whose protein sequence is MAKDREEIAGEIERLRRQVSELEAAAAERDELAEKLAQTEQHARMFVKHSPLGIALLDRDLRYILASDSWLKILHLENQDVIGRSHLEVFPDMPQSWNEALRRCLAGETVGSEEDSQEREDGSVDWFRWKILPWRTREGEIGGVLIFSEDLTERKRLQDEVAAQAATLRELGTPIVPMSDEVLVMPLVGTLSPERSQQIIEQLLGRIVEAQARTAIIDVTGVPLVDSFAASSLIQIAQAVRLLGAEVVLTGIRPEVAQALVTQDVDISTIVTRRDLQSGVAWAMRARR, encoded by the coding sequence ATGGCAAAGGATCGTGAGGAGATCGCAGGTGAGATCGAGCGCCTTCGCCGGCAAGTGTCCGAGCTCGAGGCCGCGGCTGCCGAGCGCGACGAGCTGGCGGAGAAGCTCGCGCAGACCGAGCAGCACGCGCGGATGTTCGTGAAGCATTCGCCGCTCGGAATCGCCCTCCTCGACCGGGATCTGCGTTACATCCTGGCCAGCGACTCCTGGCTGAAAATCCTCCACCTCGAAAACCAGGACGTCATCGGCCGGAGCCATCTGGAAGTTTTCCCCGACATGCCCCAGAGCTGGAACGAGGCCCTGCGGCGCTGCCTCGCGGGAGAGACGGTGGGGAGCGAAGAAGACAGCCAGGAGCGGGAGGACGGCAGCGTCGATTGGTTCCGCTGGAAGATCCTGCCCTGGCGCACGAGGGAGGGAGAGATCGGCGGGGTCCTCATTTTCTCGGAAGACCTCACCGAGCGAAAGCGCCTGCAGGACGAGGTCGCGGCGCAGGCCGCCACGCTGCGCGAGCTCGGGACGCCCATCGTGCCGATGAGCGATGAGGTGCTCGTGATGCCGCTCGTCGGGACGCTGAGCCCGGAGCGCTCGCAGCAGATCATCGAGCAGCTGCTCGGGAGAATCGTGGAAGCGCAGGCGCGCACGGCGATCATCGACGTCACCGGCGTGCCGCTCGTCGACTCGTTCGCGGCGAGCTCGCTCATTCAGATCGCGCAGGCGGTGCGGCTGCTCGGCGCCGAGGTGGTGCTGACCGGCATTCGCCCCGAGGTGGCCCAGGCGCTCGTGACCCAGGACGTCGACATCAGCACCATCGTCACCCGCCGCGACCTGCAGAGCGGCGTCGCCTGGGCAATGCGCGCGAGGCGATGA
- a CDS encoding GlsB/YeaQ/YmgE family stress response membrane protein encodes MSAGLATLLVLAALFLVGVWLTFSLAGVLITLLVAAVVGWAADRVVPGTLPYGWLGATVAGLAGSWLGSALMGPVGPSVAGIPLLPAFVGALILAFLVQFVSKRMHARGRRTNEPIL; translated from the coding sequence GTGTCCGCAGGTCTTGCCACTCTCCTGGTTCTCGCGGCTCTCTTTCTCGTCGGCGTGTGGCTGACGTTCAGCCTGGCTGGCGTCCTCATCACGCTGCTCGTCGCCGCCGTGGTCGGCTGGGCGGCAGACAGGGTGGTGCCCGGTACGCTCCCCTATGGCTGGCTCGGCGCGACCGTCGCAGGGCTGGCCGGAAGCTGGCTCGGTAGTGCGCTGATGGGCCCCGTCGGTCCGAGCGTCGCCGGGATTCCCCTGCTGCCCGCATTCGTCGGCGCGCTGATCCTCGCGTTCCTCGTCCAGTTCGTCAGCAAGCGAATGCACGCCCGCGGGCGTCGCACCAACGAGCCGATCCTCTGA
- a CDS encoding RCC1 domain-containing protein, protein MRLRALALLTLVGSVAIACSSEPPADTTTTASTGAGGAGGTAAGVGGTGGGGGSIPPVGDVKLTLVSPLPGMAFQRRHVDVDITFSVPEGGATLRLEHAGEIVDERAIDAAVTTGTARLRLSLSRGATPYVVTLASSSGKTATVEGHIHGGRLVTASIDTMFALHDGAVVQWGGGDPKPAKRNAPPGLVSVAEGAGSLFALDGEGQVFVATAGQPSFEPVAGLQDITAIAPGGGHALFLRADGRVFAAGPNDHGQLGAGDTGSHAGVVEVPNLVDIVAVAASDDASFAADAKGLVHAWGSNEDGQLGLGDEDASPHPAPLVVPNLGGIVDVAAGRDHVLALNDAGGVYAWGLGSSGQLGDGSAGILASKSQPVPIVLPDRAMALGARGNTSYAVLASGELLGWGQNSLAQLGVGDTNQRTKPTPCLVGGVRAVSAGLTGGVALDNPGGLQVWGSNTSGQLALPLPPDGPERSSVPVGVPWP, encoded by the coding sequence ATGAGGCTCCGCGCGCTCGCCCTCCTCACGCTCGTCGGGAGCGTCGCCATTGCTTGCTCCAGCGAGCCGCCCGCGGACACGACGACGACGGCATCGACCGGCGCGGGGGGCGCAGGGGGCACGGCCGCGGGGGTCGGGGGGACCGGCGGAGGCGGCGGCTCCATTCCTCCGGTGGGCGACGTGAAGCTCACGCTCGTGAGCCCCCTGCCCGGAATGGCATTCCAGCGCCGTCATGTGGACGTGGACATCACCTTTTCCGTGCCGGAAGGGGGCGCGACGCTCCGGCTGGAGCACGCCGGGGAGATCGTCGACGAGCGCGCGATCGACGCCGCGGTGACGACAGGAACGGCACGGCTTCGGCTCTCCCTCTCGCGCGGCGCGACGCCGTATGTCGTGACACTCGCCTCGTCCTCCGGGAAGACCGCAACCGTGGAGGGTCATATCCACGGCGGGCGTCTCGTGACCGCATCCATCGACACGATGTTCGCCCTTCATGATGGGGCCGTCGTGCAATGGGGCGGCGGCGACCCGAAGCCTGCCAAACGGAATGCACCGCCAGGGCTCGTATCCGTGGCCGAAGGCGCAGGGTCGCTCTTCGCGCTCGATGGCGAGGGGCAGGTCTTCGTGGCGACCGCGGGACAGCCGTCGTTCGAGCCCGTGGCGGGGCTCCAGGACATCACCGCAATCGCGCCAGGCGGAGGACATGCTCTGTTCCTGCGCGCCGATGGTCGCGTCTTCGCGGCCGGACCCAATGATCACGGGCAGCTCGGGGCGGGCGACACGGGCAGCCACGCGGGCGTCGTCGAGGTCCCGAACCTCGTCGATATCGTCGCCGTAGCCGCCTCCGATGACGCGTCGTTCGCGGCCGACGCGAAGGGCCTCGTCCACGCGTGGGGCTCGAATGAGGACGGGCAGCTCGGCCTCGGCGACGAGGACGCCTCGCCTCACCCGGCGCCGCTCGTCGTGCCGAATCTCGGGGGCATCGTGGACGTGGCCGCCGGGCGGGATCATGTCCTCGCCCTGAATGACGCGGGGGGCGTTTACGCCTGGGGGCTCGGCTCAAGCGGGCAGCTCGGGGACGGCTCGGCGGGTATTCTGGCCTCGAAATCGCAGCCCGTTCCGATCGTCCTGCCCGACCGCGCGATGGCGCTCGGCGCCCGCGGAAACACGAGCTATGCGGTGCTCGCGAGCGGCGAGCTCCTCGGCTGGGGCCAAAACAGCCTCGCGCAGCTCGGCGTCGGCGATACCAATCAACGGACCAAGCCGACGCCGTGCCTGGTCGGCGGCGTGCGCGCGGTCTCCGCGGGTCTCACCGGCGGGGTGGCCTTGGACAACCCCGGAGGGCTTCAGGTGTGGGGCTCGAACACGAGCGGGCAGCTCGCGCTCCCCTTGCCTCCGGACGGCCCGGAAAGATCGAGCGTGCCCGTCGGAGTGCCCTGGCCATGA
- a CDS encoding DNA topoisomerase IB, with amino-acid sequence MTAAAIATNVEPISPAVHRVIERGERARWFRRRGSKERGFWYEDAHGHRVTDKKHLERIRSLVLPPAWQDVHISPNPRNCLQAVGVDKSGRIQYRYHPAYCARQQRRKFEKIEQFGERLPLLRATADEDFGRERFDKRRVLAIVVRLINELHFRVGSERSVERHRTFGITTLRNRHLLIRPGGRLCFNFVGKHQVRWRPVMVDEDLCRVMRELKAIGGPKVFEYLDGDGKVHPITCRDVNDYIKACAGPEFSAKDFRTWAGTLLAALALAEIGPAQSMTAAKKNVTRAVRHVAERLGNTPTVCRNSYIHPAVLEVYHQGITIDQFRPRHERRVRGRQPGYEPEEEALMRLLRAARPEPCQSTRRRRETHAGLH; translated from the coding sequence ATGACGGCAGCAGCCATCGCCACCAACGTCGAGCCCATCAGCCCGGCCGTGCACCGAGTGATCGAGCGCGGCGAGCGCGCGCGGTGGTTCCGGAGGCGGGGCTCGAAAGAGCGCGGCTTCTGGTACGAGGACGCGCACGGCCACCGGGTCACCGACAAGAAGCACCTCGAGCGTATCCGCTCCCTCGTCCTTCCGCCGGCCTGGCAGGACGTGCACATCTCCCCGAATCCACGCAACTGCCTCCAGGCGGTCGGCGTCGACAAGAGCGGTCGGATCCAGTACCGCTATCACCCCGCGTATTGCGCGCGGCAGCAACGCCGGAAATTCGAGAAGATCGAGCAGTTCGGAGAGCGATTGCCGCTGCTCCGCGCGACGGCGGACGAGGACTTCGGGCGCGAGCGATTCGACAAGCGCCGGGTGCTGGCGATCGTCGTCAGGCTCATCAACGAGCTGCATTTCCGGGTCGGGTCCGAGCGGAGCGTCGAGCGCCACCGCACCTTCGGCATCACGACCCTGCGCAACCGCCACCTCTTGATCAGGCCGGGCGGGCGGTTGTGCTTCAATTTCGTGGGCAAGCACCAGGTCCGCTGGCGCCCCGTGATGGTCGACGAGGACCTCTGCCGCGTGATGCGCGAGCTGAAGGCGATCGGCGGCCCCAAGGTATTCGAGTACCTGGACGGCGACGGCAAGGTCCACCCGATCACGTGCCGCGACGTGAACGATTACATCAAAGCGTGCGCGGGCCCCGAGTTCTCGGCCAAGGATTTCCGGACCTGGGCGGGCACCCTGCTCGCGGCCCTCGCGCTCGCGGAGATCGGGCCCGCGCAATCGATGACGGCGGCGAAAAAGAACGTGACGCGCGCCGTGCGGCACGTCGCCGAGCGGCTCGGAAACACGCCCACGGTGTGCCGCAACTCGTACATTCACCCGGCGGTCCTCGAGGTCTATCACCAGGGCATCACGATCGATCAGTTCCGACCGCGCCACGAGCGCCGCGTGCGAGGCCGCCAGCCCGGGTACGAGCCCGAGGAGGAGGCCCTGATGCGCCTTCTGCGCGCGGCGCGCCCGGAGCCTTGCCAGTCCACGCGCCGCAGGCGGGAAACCCACGCGGGGCTGCACTGA
- a CDS encoding di-heme oxidoredictase family protein, with the protein MILRGSQWAAFLAAMVLGAACSDPTHTPGTGGAGGALSGSGGAGASGGDSGTAGAGGATAAPFEEGEDRPGDDTTLDARDEKSFLRPAPNLSLERLGTFEAGLALFDVAWTVGGEMDRDGLGPTYVGTSCRSCHFRGGRGAPPPPGQPMTSMLVRLSIPSADGATFVPDPRYGDQIQNKAIPGVPPEGWFSVEYEPKAASYADGTSYELQKPAYVAHDLAFGPLVEGTRISPRVAQPMIGLGLLAAVRDEDIEARTDPEDANGDGIRGRRNHVSVDGALVPGRFGWKANEIDLARQTAGAFLGDIGITSPLHKADNCPPAQTDCAAAAGATLDIDTARFDAIVVMSHLVAVPYRPDAADPEVLLGKALFAQAGCSGCHTPSFVTGPLAGFPEVAGQRIFPYTDLLIHDMGPDLADDRPDREAGGRDFRTAPLWGVGMTSLVSGHSRLLHDGRARSIEEAILWHGGEAEASRKAFRALSASDRASLLRFVDSL; encoded by the coding sequence ATGATTCTGCGCGGATCGCAATGGGCCGCATTCCTCGCCGCGATGGTCCTCGGGGCCGCGTGCTCCGACCCGACGCATACGCCGGGCACCGGCGGCGCTGGTGGCGCGCTCTCAGGGAGCGGCGGGGCGGGCGCGTCGGGCGGCGATTCTGGCACCGCGGGCGCGGGCGGCGCCACGGCGGCCCCCTTCGAGGAGGGCGAAGATCGACCCGGCGACGACACGACCCTCGACGCGCGCGACGAAAAGAGCTTCTTGCGGCCCGCCCCGAATCTCTCCCTGGAACGCCTCGGGACCTTCGAGGCTGGGCTCGCGCTCTTCGACGTCGCCTGGACGGTCGGCGGCGAAATGGACCGCGACGGCCTGGGTCCGACGTACGTCGGCACCTCCTGCCGGAGCTGCCATTTCCGCGGCGGCCGGGGCGCACCCCCGCCCCCCGGCCAGCCAATGACCTCGATGCTCGTTCGCCTGTCGATCCCTTCAGCGGACGGCGCGACGTTCGTCCCCGATCCCCGCTATGGCGATCAGATCCAGAACAAGGCCATCCCCGGCGTCCCACCGGAAGGTTGGTTCTCTGTCGAATACGAACCGAAGGCCGCCTCGTACGCCGATGGCACATCGTACGAACTCCAGAAACCGGCCTATGTCGCGCACGACCTGGCGTTCGGCCCGCTCGTGGAAGGGACCCGCATCTCGCCGCGCGTGGCGCAGCCGATGATCGGGCTCGGGCTGCTCGCCGCCGTCCGCGACGAGGACATCGAGGCGCGGACCGACCCCGAAGACGCGAATGGCGACGGGATACGCGGCCGCAGGAACCACGTCTCCGTCGATGGGGCGCTCGTGCCTGGGCGGTTCGGCTGGAAGGCGAACGAGATCGATCTCGCGCGACAAACCGCTGGTGCTTTCCTCGGCGACATCGGGATCACCTCCCCGCTGCACAAAGCCGACAACTGCCCCCCCGCGCAGACCGATTGCGCCGCGGCCGCAGGCGCGACGCTGGACATCGACACGGCTCGCTTCGACGCGATCGTGGTCATGTCTCACCTCGTCGCCGTGCCCTATCGCCCCGACGCGGCCGATCCCGAAGTGCTCCTCGGGAAGGCGCTCTTCGCGCAGGCAGGTTGCAGCGGGTGTCATACCCCGTCGTTCGTCACCGGCCCGCTCGCGGGCTTCCCCGAGGTCGCGGGACAGCGAATCTTCCCGTACACCGACCTCTTGATTCACGACATGGGCCCGGATCTCGCCGACGATCGCCCCGACCGCGAGGCCGGCGGGCGTGACTTCCGGACCGCGCCGCTCTGGGGCGTCGGCATGACGAGCCTTGTCTCGGGACATTCGAGACTCTTGCACGACGGTCGCGCACGAAGCATCGAGGAGGCGATCCTCTGGCACGGCGGTGAGGCCGAAGCCTCGCGCAAAGCATTCCGAGCACTCTCCGCCTCGGATCGGGCATCTCTGCTTCGATTCGTCGACTCCCTCTGA
- a CDS encoding virginiamycin B lyase has translation MKPLSRPSFHEIPLAAPDAGPYGITTGPDGALWMTMVHSGQIARMTLEGRFDCFPLDASACRPCIITPGPDGALWFTRSQDHRIGRITTDGTITAFPLPTSNGGPFGIASGPDGALWFTEMNSDRIGRITTEGAITEFPLHTSGAFASAITAGPDGALWFTLNQANAIGRATLDGKVQIHPLPTPGAAPVGITLGADGALWFVEIGAGQIGRITTDGAIREFPLPDRASRPHAIVADPAGACWFTEWGGNRLGHITSDGVVQEYDLPTPSSEPHGLALGPDGAVWMALEIGRILRVSFPEG, from the coding sequence ATGAAGCCGCTCTCCCGCCCATCCTTTCACGAGATCCCCCTGGCGGCCCCCGACGCGGGCCCCTACGGCATCACGACGGGCCCCGACGGAGCCCTGTGGATGACGATGGTCCACAGCGGGCAGATTGCGCGAATGACCCTGGAGGGTCGATTCGATTGCTTTCCGCTCGACGCCTCGGCATGCCGGCCGTGCATCATCACGCCGGGACCCGACGGGGCGCTCTGGTTCACCCGGTCCCAGGATCACCGGATCGGGCGCATCACGACCGACGGGACGATCACCGCGTTTCCTCTGCCCACGTCGAACGGTGGCCCGTTCGGCATCGCCTCCGGTCCGGATGGCGCGTTGTGGTTCACGGAGATGAACTCGGACAGGATCGGCCGCATCACGACCGAGGGCGCGATCACGGAGTTTCCCCTGCACACGAGCGGCGCGTTCGCCTCCGCGATCACCGCGGGCCCCGACGGCGCGCTCTGGTTCACCTTGAATCAGGCCAACGCAATCGGTCGTGCCACCCTGGATGGCAAGGTCCAGATCCATCCATTGCCCACGCCTGGCGCTGCGCCTGTGGGTATCACGCTCGGCGCCGACGGCGCGCTCTGGTTCGTCGAGATCGGCGCGGGCCAGATCGGGAGGATCACCACGGACGGCGCGATTCGCGAGTTTCCTCTCCCCGATCGGGCCTCGCGCCCTCACGCGATCGTGGCCGATCCAGCGGGGGCCTGCTGGTTCACGGAGTGGGGCGGAAACCGGCTGGGGCACATCACCTCGGACGGCGTGGTGCAGGAGTACGACCTGCCGACACCGTCCTCCGAGCCGCATGGCCTCGCGCTGGGGCCCGATGGGGCCGTGTGGATGGCGCTCGAAATCGGTCGAATCCTGCGCGTCTCGTTCCCCGAGGGGTGA
- a CDS encoding universal stress protein has product MGPYHHILAPTDFSEPSRHALDVAADLALVFGAKLTLMHAFEVPGYGYAGINYGPIDLVTPMQDAAKELLSKELEATRKKVPGAEAVLRLGLPWDKVIAVATEISADLIVMGTHGRSGIKRALLGSVAEKVVRHSPLPVLTIRTAERSG; this is encoded by the coding sequence ATGGGACCCTACCACCACATCCTCGCGCCGACCGATTTCAGCGAGCCGTCCCGCCACGCCCTCGACGTGGCGGCCGACCTCGCCTTGGTCTTCGGCGCGAAGCTCACCCTCATGCACGCCTTCGAGGTCCCCGGTTACGGGTATGCCGGGATCAATTACGGACCCATCGACCTCGTCACCCCGATGCAGGACGCCGCAAAGGAGCTGCTCTCGAAGGAGCTCGAGGCCACGCGCAAGAAGGTGCCGGGCGCGGAGGCTGTGCTTCGCCTGGGCCTGCCCTGGGACAAGGTGATCGCCGTCGCGACGGAGATATCCGCCGACCTCATCGTCATGGGCACGCACGGACGCAGCGGAATCAAGCGCGCGCTGCTCGGCAGCGTCGCCGAGAAGGTGGTGCGTCACTCTCCCCTCCCCGTGCTCACCATTCGGACGGCCGAGCGCTCCGGCTGA